Proteins encoded together in one Impatiens glandulifera chromosome 1, dImpGla2.1, whole genome shotgun sequence window:
- the LOC124942106 gene encoding uncharacterized protein LOC124942106 has protein sequence MAPPPITEQQRKLKKLLLVQQTTNNILIFLFAQSYVIMCSYIRERIRDIKTKEEKIISRTIWMARLTIECDAACISELRMDRATFIVLCDMVRDIGETVSRQFHSVLHAILKLHPILLKKPEPISQDCRDERWKCFQGCLGALDGTLIKVTPPNENKSRYRTRKGCISTNVLGVCCPKMQFIYVLPGWEGSAHDGRVLRDAISRPNGLRVPLGCYYLTDSGYCNAKGFLVPYRGQRYHLKEFDGHRPETPEEYFNMKHSKARNVIERCFGLLKGRWKILASPSFFTIQIQVRIIMACCLLHNLIRKYMSVDPQESIIEEEEENNDEESDDDEEVEHITQINPSNEWLEFRNNMATNMMSTSTPVYRGRGKNKQFWTEDEVDALIDALQELACDPLWKVDSGFKNNYMGQLRKMIMRKIPDFNKEATPHIESKIKNLKGKYNPIAEMCMQSGCQWDEEGAVLFIGLN, from the exons ATGGCTCCCCCTCCTATTACTGAACAACAACGAAAACTAAAGAAGTTATTATTGGttcaacaaacaacaaacaataTCTTGATCTTTTTATTTGCTCAATCTTATGTAATCATGTGTTCCTACATTCGAGAAAGGATTCGTGATAttaaaacaaaagaagaaaaaataatctcTCGAACTATATGGATGGCTAGATTGACAATAGAGTGTGATGCGGCATGCATTAGTGAACTTCGAATGGATAGGGCAACCTTTATAGTATTGTGTGATATGGTAAGAGATATTGGAG AAACTGTGAGTCGACAATTCCATTCAGTTCTTCATGCAATTTTGAAATTACATCCAATTTTATTGAAGAAGCCAGAACCTATCTCTCAGGATTGTCGCGATGAGAGATGGAAATGTTTTcag GGTTGTTTAGGAGCATTAGATGGAACGTTAATTAAAGTTACACCACCTAATGAGAATAAATCTCGGTATCGCACGAGAAAAGGTTGTATTTCAACAAACGTATTAGGCGTGTGTTGCCCAAAAATgcaatttatatatgtattgcCTGGGTGGGAGGGTTCAGCACATGATGGTCGCGTACTTCGCGATGCAATTTCAAGACCTAATGGTTTAAGAGTCCCTCTAG GTTGTTATTACTTGACTGACTCTGGATATTGCAATGCAAAAGGATTTCTTGTTCCCTATCGAGGACAACGATATCATCTGAAAGAATTTGATGGACATCGACCAGAGACCCCAGAGGAATACTTCAACATGAAGCATTCCAAAGCTAGAAATGTTATAGAAAGATGTTTTGGGTTGTTAAAAGGAAGATGGAAGATTCTTGCATCCCCTTCATTCTTTACCATTCAAATCCAAGTTCGCATCATAATGGCATGTTGTCTTTTGCATAACTTGATTCGCAAATATATGAGTGTCGATCCACAAGAGTcaattattgaagaagaagaagagaacaaTGATGAGGAAAGTGATGATGACGAAGAAGTAGAACATATCACACAAATTAATCCAAGTAATGAGTGGCTAGAATTTAGAAATAATATGGCTACTAATAT gatgtcTACATCTACACCTGTTTATCGTGGACGTggaaaaaacaaacaattttgGACTGAGGATGAGGTTGATGCTTTGATTGATGCCCTCCAAGAGTTAGCTTGTGATCCATTATGGAAAGTAGACTCTGGATTTAAGAACAATTACATGGGTCAACTACGTAAGATGATAATGCGTAAGATTCCTGATTTCAATAAAGAAGCTACTCCTCACATTGAATCAAAGATAAAAAATCTTAAAGGCAAGTACAATCCCATTGCGGAGATGTGTATGCAAAGTGGTTGTCAGTGGGATGAG GAAGGTGCAGTACTATTCATTGGTCTCAATTAG